The Flammeovirga yaeyamensis genome segment AGATTCTTACGATACACGTTCTCCTTCAGAAACTATTACTATAGACTCCGATACTGAATTATCATGGGGTTGTGATAGTAACGCTAGGAAATAATAATATTAAGATTTAAAAGGATGCAGTTCAAAAATTATTGAGCTGCATTTTTATTTAAAATACGCTTATAAGTTGTATGACTATTTTATTCGTAATTTCTTTAACAACTTTAAAAACTGGTAATCAATTCTATAATACGTATAAATAACACTTTACAATTTTATTAAATAAATGTCTGTCTGATTAAAAAAGAACCATAGAAAAGCGTACTTTTTTTGTTAATAATCAGAAATTTAGCCAATAATTTCGCTGAATAACAAATGATTGTGAAGTAATGAGGTAAAACAAATAATAAAAGAGTTACCTTTGCATTTCCGTAAAAAAAGTAAGTTGGCGCTTTTATCCTCATCTCATTATAAAGAGCAGCTGTCCGCTGTTCTATCACTTTGTAAGAGGGGTAAGCGCTCTAAAAAACAAAACATGGCAAAATTTAGCGAATTAGGGCTTAAGCAAGAGCTGTTAGATGCAGTTTCTGAACTTGGTTTCGAAGAACCAACACCAATCCAAGGAGAAGTTATTCCAACTCTATTAACAGAAGACACTGATTTAGTGGGATTGGCACAAACAGGAACAGGTAAAACAGCAGCTTTCGGTTTACCACTTTTACATCGAGTAGATGTTTCAGATAAAAGAACTCAAGCACTTGTATTGTGTCCTGTAAGAGAGCTAGGATTACAAATTGCAAGAGACTTAGAAAACTTTTCCAAAAAAATCCCAGGTCTTAAAGTAGTAGCAGTATATGGTGGTGCTCCTATCGACCAACAAATCCGTCAAATCAAAAGAGGTGCTCACGTAATTGTAGCCACTCCAGGTAGAATGGACGACGTCTTAAAAAGAGGTAAAGCAGATATCACGCAAGTGGAAACTGTTGTTCTTGATGAGGCAGATGAAATGTTGAAAATGGGATTCAAAGATGAATTGGATTCAATTTTGGAAAATACACCAGAAGAGAAAAACGTTTGGTTATTCTCAGCAACAATGCCAAGAGAAGTGGCAAGAATTGCTTCTAACTACATGACAGAACCTTTAGAGGTGACTGTAGGTACTAAGAACACTGGTAACAAAAATGTAAAGCATTACTGCTACATGGTTCGTGCAAACGATAGATACGAAGCATTAAAACGTGTAGTAGATTACAATCCTAATATTTATGGTATCGTTTTCTGTAGAACAAGACAGGAAACTAAAGATGTAGCCGAGAAATTGATGATCGACGGTTACAACGCAGATGCCTTACATGGTGACTTATCTCAAGCTCAGCGTGATTACGTGATGGGTAAATTCCGTCAACGTTCACTTCAAATTCTAGTAGCGACAGACGTTGCCGCTCGTGGTTTGGACGTAAACGATTTATCTCACGTAATTAACTACAATCTTCCAGACGATATCGAAACATACAATCACCGTTCAGGCCGTACAGGTAGAGCAGGTAAAGAAGGTGTTTCTATTGCTATCATCCACATGAGAGAAAAGCATAGACTTAGAGCCATCGAAAGAGTGCTTAAGCAAAGCTTTATCATGGATCCAGTGCCAACAGGCCCTCAAATTTGTGAGCGTCAGTTGTTCCACTTGGTAGATAGAATCCACGATGTGGAGATGGAAGAGGATGAAATCGAACAATACCTTCCTAAAGTTTACGAGAAATTAGAAGACTTAAGCAGAGAAGAAATCATCAATAGATTTGTTGCTCTTGAGTTTAACCGTTTCTTAGATTATTACAGAGGTGCAAGAGATCTTAATGTACCAGATCGTAGAGATAACAGTAATAAGAGAGAAAGAGGAGAGAACAATAATAGAAGAAATGCTGAAAATGGTTTCACTCGTTTCTTCATTAACCTTGGTAAGCGTGATGAGGTAAGACCAAAAGATTTGATCGACCTAATCAACAAAGGTGTTAGAGGCGAACGTATCGAAATTGGACGTATTGACTTGAAACAAAACTTCTCATTCTTCGAATTAAAAGAAGGACGTGAGGATGAAGTAACTAAAGGAATGGGTAAATTAGATTTCAACGGAAGAAAAATTGATGTTGAAGTATCTAATGCTCCTGACCGTGGTGGCCGCAGAGGCGGTGGCGGAGGAGACCGTCGTCGTAGACCTTTTGGTGGCGGAGGAGACCGTGGTGGTGACCGTAGAGGCGGTGGCTACAGAGGCGGTGGAAACCGTGGTGGTGGAGATCGCGATCGTCGTAGTGGCGGTGGTGGTGACCGTAGAAGAAGAAGACCAAGCAACTAAGCTTGATACAAAATATAGAAACGCTCTTTCGAAAGGAAGAGCGTTTTTGTTTTTATATAGATTTCGTAAATGTAACTGATGCATTAAAAAATCATCAATTAGGGGCTATAGCACACAATCTTTCTCTATATTTACATTTGCGTAGAAATTGAAGTTGACTGATTAAAGAGGATAGATGAACTGGGAAGTTTTATTTTGGAAATTTTTAAAGTTTGGAGTAGTAGGTTTTTCCGGCTTGTTTGTAGATTTTGGTGTGACCTATCTCGTCAAAGAGATCATGAAAGGCCACAAGTATCTGGCCAACAGTTTAGGATTTATCTGTGCAGCTACCTCAAATTATATTCTAAATAGAATCTGGACTTTCGAAAGTCATACGGACCAAATAGGAGTCGAATATCTAAAATTTTTCGGTGTATCTGTAGTCGGTTTACTGTTCTCCAATGCTATTATCTGGGTACTTCATGAAAAAGTAAAAATGAATTTCTATGTAGCAAAAGTGATTTCTATTGGAGTTGTGGTTGTATGGAATTTCTTTGCTAACTTAATATTTACCTTCAACTAAACTAGTTTGAAATGAAAAATGAAGAATTAAAAATGAAAAACGTGAAATGTTAGGTGGTACGCAGGAGTTTAAATTCTGCACAAAGTGATAAAAAAATGAAAGATCTTTTAGATTAGTACTAGTTTCCTGACTCGCACTCACGTTATGAGAAGCGTAAATTCAGGACTTGTTAACTACTGTACAACTTAAAACGAGGTCGGGAGAACTCTAACGTTTATAGGCACAAATGTCGCTGCGCTTAACATTTGCACCAGTGTCCCCCAGATATAAAACGAGCGTTAGAATAACATTTCACGTTTTTCACTTTTCATTTTTAACTTTTAACTTACCCATCTCTCACTTACAATATAAATAAACCGTTCTCCACAATAATTATTCACATCAAAATCCCCCATAGATCCATGTTGCAAGATAAAAGAGATTATATCAAAAGGTTGATCAAAGATTTAGAGAAAATGATGCTTCGATTTACAGGAATGGACTGGGTGAAGTACAGAGAAGATATCTTAGAGTCTTTAGAGAAATATTTGACTGAAATAGTGAAGATTGATCCAGAAGATGATGCAAAAGAAATTGAGTTGAAAGTATTAGATTTATCCACCAAATTAAGATATAACGAGATAGAATTATTAGCAGATACTTTGATGATGAAGGGGAAAATCGAATCCGACCAAAAGTTTTTGATAGCGTCATTAGAAATTTTGAAGAAATTGGAAAAAGTAGATATAATGACTTTTTCTATGGCAAGACAACAAAAAATTGAGGAATTAGAGATTTTACTGTCCGAATAAGATTGTAAAATTTCTAAATAAACTCTTATTATTCTATCAAATATCCCCCTAAACCCACACCAATTCTCATAATAATTAAATTCTTTCGTACTTTGCGATTGCAAAATCAGATAAGAAGTATTAAAGAGGAACTTTCTTCCATGAGACAATTTTTTTTAACCGTTATTGGATGCATTTTTAGTTTCGTTGTTTATGGACAAGCCGATCGTTGGCAGCAACAGGCAAACTACAAAATGAATGTAGATCTTGATGTGGATACACATAAGTATTCGGGTATTCAAGAACTAGAGTATTTTAATAATTCACCAGATACGCTTACGCATGTATATTATCATTTATACATGAATGCCTTCCAGCCAGGTAGTATGATGGATGTGAGATCGCGTACTATCGATGATCCAGATCCAAGGGTAAGAGATCGTATCTCTAAACTAACTCCTGATGAGATCGGTTACCTAAAAGTGAATTCACTAAAACAAAACGGAAAGCCTCTTAAATATAAAACAGTTGGTACTATACTGGAAGTAGAACTATCAAAGCCAATTTTACCAAAATCTAAGGTGAAATTCAATATGCAGTTTGATGGTCAGGTACCTATTCAAATTCGTCGTAATGGACGTGATAACAAAGAAGGAGTGGCCTACTCAATGGCACAGTGGTATCCTAAATTAGCAGAATACGATTATGAAGGATGGCATCCAGATCCATATGTAGGACGTGAATTCTATGGTGTTTGGGGTAATTTTGATGTGAAGTTAACTTTAGATGCTAAATACGTTGTAGCTTCTACAGGCTATATCCAAAACGCTGAAGAAGTAGGTCATGGATACGGCGGATTCAAAAAAGGAAAACCTAAGAATGGAAAATTGACTTGGCATTTCAAAGCCCCAAAAGTACACGATTTTACATTCGCAGCAGATCCAGATTACAATCACAAAATTGTTCCTATGGAGAATGGACCTGAGTTACATTTCTTCTGGAAAAAGAATCAAGGTATTGATGAGAACTGGGAGAAATTACCAGATTACTTAATTAAAGCCATTGAATATACTAACGAAAGAGTGGGGAAATATCCATACAAAGTTTACAATGTAGTCCAAGGTGGCGACGGTGGAATGGAGTATGGAATGCTTACTTTAATCACGGGTAAAAGAAATCTAAATAGCTTAGTGGGTGTAACTATTCATGAAATGTTACACAGTTGGTTCCAATTTGTATTAGCATCCAACGAAAGCCTATATGCTTGGATGGATGAAGGTTTTAATAGTTACATCGGTAATGAGATAGAAAGATATGTGAACGGTAAAGAAAACGCTCACGCTAGCTCTTATAATTCTTATTTCTATGTGGTGAAACGTGGTATCGAAGAGCCTTTGATGACTCATGCAGATCACTTTGAACTAAACTCGGCTTATTCTATTGCAGCGTATTCTAAAGGTGCCGTGTACTTACATCAGTTAAGTTACATTATGGGACAAAAAACATTTGATAAGGCA includes the following:
- a CDS encoding DEAD/DEAH box helicase, whose product is MAKFSELGLKQELLDAVSELGFEEPTPIQGEVIPTLLTEDTDLVGLAQTGTGKTAAFGLPLLHRVDVSDKRTQALVLCPVRELGLQIARDLENFSKKIPGLKVVAVYGGAPIDQQIRQIKRGAHVIVATPGRMDDVLKRGKADITQVETVVLDEADEMLKMGFKDELDSILENTPEEKNVWLFSATMPREVARIASNYMTEPLEVTVGTKNTGNKNVKHYCYMVRANDRYEALKRVVDYNPNIYGIVFCRTRQETKDVAEKLMIDGYNADALHGDLSQAQRDYVMGKFRQRSLQILVATDVAARGLDVNDLSHVINYNLPDDIETYNHRSGRTGRAGKEGVSIAIIHMREKHRLRAIERVLKQSFIMDPVPTGPQICERQLFHLVDRIHDVEMEEDEIEQYLPKVYEKLEDLSREEIINRFVALEFNRFLDYYRGARDLNVPDRRDNSNKRERGENNNRRNAENGFTRFFINLGKRDEVRPKDLIDLINKGVRGERIEIGRIDLKQNFSFFELKEGREDEVTKGMGKLDFNGRKIDVEVSNAPDRGGRRGGGGGDRRRRPFGGGGDRGGDRRGGGYRGGGNRGGGDRDRRSGGGGDRRRRRPSN
- a CDS encoding GtrA family protein produces the protein MNWEVLFWKFLKFGVVGFSGLFVDFGVTYLVKEIMKGHKYLANSLGFICAATSNYILNRIWTFESHTDQIGVEYLKFFGVSVVGLLFSNAIIWVLHEKVKMNFYVAKVISIGVVVVWNFFANLIFTFN
- a CDS encoding M1 family metallopeptidase is translated as MRQFFLTVIGCIFSFVVYGQADRWQQQANYKMNVDLDVDTHKYSGIQELEYFNNSPDTLTHVYYHLYMNAFQPGSMMDVRSRTIDDPDPRVRDRISKLTPDEIGYLKVNSLKQNGKPLKYKTVGTILEVELSKPILPKSKVKFNMQFDGQVPIQIRRNGRDNKEGVAYSMAQWYPKLAEYDYEGWHPDPYVGREFYGVWGNFDVKLTLDAKYVVASTGYIQNAEEVGHGYGGFKKGKPKNGKLTWHFKAPKVHDFTFAADPDYNHKIVPMENGPELHFFWKKNQGIDENWEKLPDYLIKAIEYTNERVGKYPYKVYNVVQGGDGGMEYGMLTLITGKRNLNSLVGVTIHEMLHSWFQFVLASNESLYAWMDEGFNSYIGNEIERYVNGKENAHASSYNSYFYVVKRGIEEPLMTHADHFELNSAYSIAAYSKGAVYLHQLSYIMGQKTFDKAFKRYYEEWKFKHPNVHDFIRVMEKESGMQLQWYKEYFTYTTKTIDYGVKNTFVEGDTTYVTLERIGKMPMPMEVQVTFDNGDQTTYYMPLRIMRGAKEKEIEGNWVQLEDWPWTHPVYTIAVPTKGIKLKKVEIDPSMKVADVDRSNNTFEVNYVIEKGAGL